From the Agromyces laixinhei genome, the window TGATAGAGCCGGATCATCTTTCGTGCGCCATCGGTATCCCCGAGTGAGGCAGTGCCGTGATCGCGAATGCCCTGCTGTGTTCCGGGGCCAAAATTGCCGTTCGCGACTCCGTCAGCCATGCCGATTTCATACTGGAGCGCGTACATGAGCCCCTGCTGAACCTGTCGGGAAAATATCCCGTCACAGGGGATCATCTGGAAATCAGCCCGGTCGAGGTAGTGGCCGTTCATCCACTTCTGCACGGCGCGGGTCTCGCTATTGCCGTTTCCGATGACGATGTAGGCATCCATCGTCAGAAGGCTCTTGAACAGTTTCGGCGGTACCGTCTGACCGGCGCTCAGCCCCGCGTCCAGCCGGACCGAATTGACGCTGGATGCGACATCCTCGTCCCAGAACTCGTAGATCAATCCGCCCCAGTAGCCTTTGCACCAGAGTGCCAACTGGAGAATGCCGACGATGTTTGGATGTGTGGCCGCGGTGGCCGCCCGTACATTACCAACCTGGGACTCGAGCGCTGCGAGAGTTCCCGGTCCAAAGTTGTCGGAGGTGGCAGTGATGCCAAGCTCAAGCTGAAGGGCACGTATAGCCGAGTACATCGTTAGCCAGCCGGTCTCCCCGTTCATGGGTGCGTCCACGTACCCGGCGCGCCCACTGAACGTGTTATTGAGCCAGGTCTGCGCGTTCTCAACCTGGGGATCGCTCATTGTCCCTCCTTGGCGGCGATGTTCTTGGTATCGAGGCGGTTGGGGTCGTCAGAGAGTGTCTCCGCGTTCCCGACACGGCGGCGGGGGGCGTCCTGCGTTCCTTCGGTGAGGATGGTGACTGCCGAACGTTGCGGAGACGGCTCGGCGATCTGCGGATCAGCATTTGGCCAGCTCAACCCGATCACATGAGACGCGCCGACTGGCATGGCCTCGTTGATGGTGAGGACTACTGTGTGCGCGAGACCGGTTGCAGGGGCGCTGACCGTGATGAGTGTCGGATCGAGTTGCTCGGGTCCGCTCGCCAGCGACGTGACAACAGGCATTCCGGCCTGTGCTTGATCGACGGTGATCTCAACCTGCACGCCTGATGGGGTGGGATTCGGGCCGATGCTACGGAGGTTGATCGCAACGGGAACTCGATAGAAAACGTTCTGCTCAGGGTTGGTCAAGGCAGCCCACCCTGCAGAAGGTACCAGCCCCCACGGGGCGACCTGAACGATCGATTCTAGGATCAGGCGTCGTTCCAGTCGTTGGACCACCTTGCCGTCGGCGTCCATCAGGGCGAGCTTCACTATGGGCGCGCTGACCCCGTCGATTCCGTCTTCGGGGTAGAGCATGCGCCCAAGAAGAGGGAGGTAGATCCTGACCTGCTCGCCGCTCAGTGAACGCCTGTCTAAGTTGAAGATCACGGATGCCGTTGAGCCGTCCAGTGAAGTGTCATCGGCCTTCACAGTGGTCAGCCCGTCGGCGTTCTGGACTGACAGGAATCTGCGCTGAGCCAAGACGCGTGGGTCAGATAGAAACTCGGCGCTGACCGTTTGGACGCGTTCGGGGAGAGTCGAGATGGCGATCACGGTCGCCAGTTGCCAGACATGCTTCACCGTGAAGTCTGCGGAGAAAAACTCGATGGTCTGCCGGTTCTCTGACGTGATTGCGTCAGAGAGTGTCGCTGCCTCCACCCGACCGCCAGACTGATCCCACACCACCGTCGCGGCCACTACGCCGGCAGCGCCAACGATGAGTTGGCGCCGGCTGATCGAGAACCCGTTCATCTTCTGTCGGCTTTGTCCGGGCGTCTGCATGCTGTCAACGATGGCCGGGCTCGGCAGGCTGAGCAATCACAAAGACCCGTTCACGGCGAGAATGTGACTTTAGTGACATCCATTTGCCGGGCCCGCTTCGCAGGTGGCCGCCGTCTCGGCGGAGGTTCGCGCCGGTGCCTCATGCGCCTGTCTGTGCCGCCGGCACTCGCTTCGATGGCGATGCGCCATGTCGCGGTGCTCGAGACCCTTGCGGACGCATCCGAAAAGGCTGGCCCACTGCGTCGACGTCGCTGTGGTGTACGCCTCCAACGCCCTCGTCCGCCTCATCGAACTCAATAGTGCGGAGGTCTGAATTCCGAATGGGCATGCGGTGCTCGCGCCACCCACGTTGCGTCCTCTTTCCGTCCTGGATTGGTTCGAAGACGCGTGGGAGACCGGCCCGCTCTCGGATGTGCTCGACGAGAGGCAGCGTGAACCTCAGAGGCTGTGGCTGTGCCCATGAGTTTCGATAGCCTTTTGCTGAGTTCCGAGAACGCTCCGCTGAACACTGACCGGCAAAGTTGTTGAGCCGTGCGGCACTCGGCGTCGCTCTCACGCATCTTTGTAGTTGCTGTCTCCGAGGAGCTGATAAGCACAGAGCTGTGCAGGTCAGTTTCGGATCGTCCACGCGGGCACTTGATATGTGACTTTTGGCCAGTTGCCCTTCCTCGCTCGCCAGGCGATAGTTGGGCGAACTCACGCGACAGGGACTCCTGTCGCTTCCTGAATGGCATGAAGCACAATGCGGTTCAGGCGAGCACGATGGAGAAAAGAGGGGACGATGATCACCAGGAAACTGATTGCGGCTATCGCAGCCGGGGCGGCCTTGATTGTGGGCGGCGTGAGCATCAGCGCGGCCTATGCTGCCAGTGAGAATTCAACCGATGGCGCGTCCCGTGTCGAAAGGACGGTGCCAGCCGCTGCGGTGCAACCCCCCGTCGCCCCGGCGGCGACTGAGACCGATGCTCTCGCTGCTACTCCGGCGCCGGCTGCGGCCCTGCCGCCGAACGGAAGCTCCGGGGTCGTTGATGGCATTCCGTTCTACGACGCAAATAGCGACCCGACCCTGATTCAGTACCCAGCTGACTGGGCTGAAGATGAGCTCGTAAACGCCCGCGTCTGGGTCGAGATGATGACCATCACCGCCAAGTGCATGGCAACGCAAGGTTACCCGTTCCAGTACACCCTGTGGTGGGACATCCCGCAGGACGTGGATCCCGCTGTAGCGGCTCGCCTCCGCGAGTCGCCAGCGAAGTACGGGACGCCTGCATTCGGGGCCCTCTTCGGGGATCCTGATTCTCCGGAAGCGGGCGCGGGGTGCCATGCCGAGGCACGAAATCAGCTGGGAGACAACCCGGCCGTGCTGGCCAACTGAACGCTCAAACGGAACCCTTTGGCAACAGTGCCGAGGCGTTGCCAATCCGACTATTTCCACAACAACAAGGAGGACACGTGCTGAGCAGGCGTCAATTGATCTTCACTGCAGCCGTCGGCGCCGTAGGCGCGTCGGTACTCACTCAGGGGACAACGCTGTCGAGTGCGCAGGCGGCTGTGACTGATATCGAGGACCGTTGGGGTGTGACCTTGCGGGGCGCAGCGACGGATCCGTCCCAAATCGCCGTACCAAGATCATTCGATGCAGCCGAAGCTGCGAACTGTCAATGGCCAATAGTTTCTGCCCGTAGGTGGCCAGCAGAGATGCCCGCTGGTGGCCACGGAATCTGCCCGGTCATGGCCAACAGATCTGCCCACCAGGGGGTTGGTGGCGTTGGCCGTGCGCGGTCGGGGGTGCTCAGCTCATCGCGGTGACTCCTCTGCCGGCGAGGGCTTCGGTGAGCCGGATGGAGTCGCCCGAGGTTTGGCAGACGTGGGCGTGGTGCAACAGCCGGTCGACGGTCGCGGTGGCGAGGGTCTTGGGCATGAGCTCGTCGAAGCCGGCGGGGTGCAGGTTCGAGGACACCGCGATCGAGCGTTTCTCGTACGCGGCGTCGACGAGGCGGTACAGGCCCTCGGCCGCGTCGGCTCCGACCGGGAGCAGCCCGATGTCATCGATCACGATCAAATCAGCGCGGAGGATCCGCGCGACGACCTTCGTGACGGAGTCGTCGGATCGGTGCGCCCGCATCAGCGCGCCGAGGTCCTCGAGTCGGAACCACGCGACCCGCATCCCGGCCTCGACGACCTGCTGGCGGGACTGCTGAAGGTTTGGTTGACTCCTGACCCGCATCTGTTGGGGTGCGGGAGGATGGAGCATCATGCCCAAGAAGTACACGGATGAATTCAAGCGCGATGTCGTCGCGGTGGTTCGGCAGGGAGGGGCGACGCAGCGGCAGATCGCGGCGGACTTCGGGATCTCGAAGACCGCACTGTCGACCTGGATCCAGAAGGTCGAGCTCGAGGAGCGGGGGCTGATCGATCGTGCACCCGATGGGAGTCTGCCGGCCGGTGATGACGGGGTCGCGTTGCGGGAAGCGTTGAAGCGGATTCGGCTGCTCGAGCAGGAGGCCGAGGTCATGCGCCGCGCGGTCGCGTATCTGTCCCAGGCGGCACTCCCAAAATGATGTACCCGCTGGTCCGTGACCTTGCCGATACGACCGCGCCCGTCCGGGTGCCGGTCGCGGTGACCTGCCGGGTGCTCGGCTTTTCGAAGCAGGGCTATTACGCATGGGTGGCCAACCCGGTCTCTGACCGGGACTGGGGCGAAGCGCATCTGATCAACGCCGCGTACGACGTCCATCACGACGATCCGGCGTTCGGGTATCGACTGATCAGCGACGAACTCGCCGAGCAGGGGTTCGTGCTCAGTGAGCGGCGGGTGTGGCGGCTCTGCTCGCAGCAGGGCTTGTGGAGCGTGTTCGCGAAGAGGAAGAGCAAACGGCCTCGCCCCGGGCCTCCCGTGCACGACGATCTCTGCGCCGTGACCGATGAGCACGGGCGGATTCGGCACGAGTTCACCGCTGACGGCCCGAACGAGTTGTGGTTGACCGACATCACCGAGCACAAGACCGCCGAGGGCAAGCTGTATCTCTGCGCGATCAAGGACGTGTACTCGAACCGGATCGTGGGCTACTCGATCGACTCGCGGATGAAGGCGCGTCTGGCCGTCGACGCTCTCACCATGGCTGTCACACACCGAGGGAACCCGCGGGGCGTGATCGTGCACTCCGATAGGGGGTCGCAATTCCGTGCCAGGAAATACGTTCGCGCGCTGCGCCAGCACAAGCTGCACGGATCAATGGGCCGTGTCGGGGCGTGTGGCGATAACGCGGCGATGGAATCGTTTTTCGCCTTGCTGCAGAAGAACGTCCTCGATCGGCAGAAGTGGACCACCCGGGAAGAGCTCAGACGAGCGATGATCACCTGGATCGAACGGACCTATCACCGGCGGCGACGCCAACGCGGACTCGGCAAGCTCACGCCCATCGAGTTCGAGACCATAATGAGAACCGACGTCGCTCTCGCGGCATAAGGACACGAGTCAACTCAACCTTCAGCAGTCCCGACCGAGAAGTGGGGCACACGGTACGGGGCGATCGTGGGGCTCTGGGAATCGGCGTGGGAGGAGTTCATCCCGTTCCTGGACTACGACGTCGAGATCCGCAAGATCATCAGCTCGACCAACGCGATCGAGTCGCTCAACGCCCGCTACCGGCGGGCGGTGCGGGCCCGCGGTCACTTCCCGACCGAGCAGGCGGCGTTGAAGTGCCTGTATCTTGTCACCCGTAGCCTCGACCCGACCGGGCGAGGCCGCACCCGATGGACGATGCGGTGGAAGCCCGCGCTGAACGCGTTCGCCATCACCTTCGCGGACCGCTGGCCGGCCGCGGAAACTTACTAATCAAAGAACGCCGGAAACACCGTTCATGAGATAGTCCCATTCCGGCTCGCGAACCGGAACCGGCCCGCCAATCGCCTGGCGTCGGTCGCGGTGACCTCGATCTGGAGGAGCCGTTCGAGCGTGTGGGTGGGGGTCCATCCCTCGGCCTGTGCTTGGTCGAGCACTCTGGGGAGGGCGTCGGCGGCGTCAGCAAGTTTCAGGTCGACGAGATGGTTCCGCAGCTGCTGGTAGACACTCGCGGCGGTGGTCGTAGTGGTGGTCATCGGAGGGTGTTCCTGTTCTTCGCGGCCTGCTCGTAGGCGGCCAGGCTGATCACGGTCGAGGAGGGCGGGGCAGCGCCGGTCAGGACCTGCGCAGCCCGAAGCGCGGCGGGCCCGGGCGGGATGCGTTCCTTGCGCCGGTGTGGGCGTCCCGGCGGTGCCGAGGCCATTGCGATCGCTTCCAGCGCGGTGACGTGTCCGCTGTCACGGATCGTGACTCCGAGGCCGGACTCGGCGAGGCGGTGCCGGGCGACGACCGTGCCCGCGGCGGTGGCGATGTCGATCGTGTTGGCGCCGAGGCGCTGGTGCACGGTAACTCTCGTGGCGGCCAGCTCGGGCGGGACGGAGTACCGGTTCCCGCGCCAGTCGATCAAGGCCTGCCGAGTCGCGGAGCGCTCCTCGGTCACCACGACGGGGAACACGAGCGGCGGCAACGGGCGGAGCCGCTCTGCTGCGAACATCGCCGCCGCGGTCGTCTTGCCTGTCTCGGTCTGCCGGGGCCGCTCGTCCTGCCGTTTCGCGAACGCTTCGACGCTGGCTTGCGCCTGCTCGAGGGTGAGCTCGTCGGGAAGGTTCCGCCACCAGCGTTGCGCGGCGGTGTGGTTGTTCTTCTCGACCACGCCCTTCCGGTTCCCGCTGCGGGGTCGGCAGACGATGGGCTGGACGGC encodes:
- a CDS encoding ATP-binding protein, which translates into the protein MYFLGMMLHPPAPQQMRVRSQPNLQQSRQQVVEAGMRVAWFRLEDLGALMRAHRSDDSVTKVVARILRADLIVIDDIGLLPVGADAAEGLYRLVDAAYEKRSIAVSSNLHPAGFDELMPKTLATATVDRLLHHAHVCQTSGDSIRLTEALAGRGVTAMS
- a CDS encoding IS3 family transposase (programmed frameshift), with amino-acid sequence MPKKYTDEFKRDVVAVVRQGGATQRQIAADFGISKTALSTWIQKVELEERGLIDRAPDGSLPAGDDGVALREALKRIRLLEQEAEVMRRAVAYLSQAAPPKMMYPLVRDLADTTAPVRVPVAVTCRVLGFSKQGYYAWVANPVSDRDWGEAHLINAAYDVHHDDPAFGYRLISDELAEQGFVLSERRVWRLCSQQGLWSVFAKRKSKRPRPGPPVHDDLCAVTDEHGRIRHEFTADGPNELWLTDITEHKTAEGKLYLCAIKDVYSNRIVGYSIDSRMKARLAVDALTMAVTHRGNPRGVIVHSDRGSQFRARKYVRALRQHKLHGSMGRVGACGDNAAMESFFALLQKNVLDRQKWTTREELRRAMITWIERTYHRRRRQRGLGKLTPIEFETIMRTDVALAA
- a CDS encoding ATP-binding protein, whose product is MTTTTTTAASVYQQLRNHLVDLKLADAADALPRVLDQAQAEGWTPTHTLERLLQIEVTATDARRLAGRFRFASRNGTIS
- a CDS encoding Mu transposase domain-containing protein, yielding MTISEIARRTNHDRKTIRAYLYGDRSPGVRERAAPDAFDEFVDYVTARLAEDPHLWAATLFDELVPLGFTGSYPTLTRQIRVRGLRPACTACAHVTKRPNAIIEHPPGEETQFDWLELPDPPAGWRFPRKRAFLLVGSLAHSGAWRAVISPSMDIPHLLAAMTTLLALLGGLTRVWRFDRMRTVLDPVTGDLTPMFAAFAKHHAVQPIVCRPRSGNRKGVVEKNNHTAAQRWWRNLPDELTLEQAQASVEAFAKRQDERPRQTETGKTTAAAMFAAERLRPLPPLVFPVVVTEERSATRQALIDWRGNRYSVPPELAATRVTVHQRLGANTIDIATAAGTVVARHRLAESGLGVTIRDSGHVTALEAIAMASAPPGRPHRRKERIPPGPAALRAAQVLTGAAPPSSTVISLAAYEQAAKNRNTLR